Proteins found in one Serratia plymuthica genomic segment:
- the tatB gene encoding Sec-independent protein translocase protein TatB encodes MFDIGFSELLLVLVIGLVVLGPERLPVAVRTVSGWIRALRSLAASVQNELSQELKLQELQDSLKKVEKAGLQNLSPELKASMDELKDAAESLKRSYHGEDKDEPAHTIHNPLVTDPEAIHDGVTPAEAATAAASPAAVPKPVAPEPVVAATPQAAQPSAAEPVKQPAAVTVEATPEPVADKTPASHQPSGDR; translated from the coding sequence GTGTTTGACATAGGGTTTAGTGAACTGTTGCTGGTTCTGGTCATTGGCCTGGTGGTACTCGGGCCAGAACGGTTGCCGGTAGCGGTTAGAACAGTTTCGGGTTGGATCCGCGCCCTGCGTTCGTTGGCGGCTTCGGTGCAGAATGAACTCTCTCAGGAACTGAAGCTGCAGGAACTGCAAGACAGCCTGAAAAAGGTTGAGAAGGCGGGCCTGCAGAATTTGTCGCCGGAGCTGAAGGCGTCGATGGATGAGCTGAAAGACGCGGCGGAATCACTGAAGCGCTCTTATCATGGCGAAGACAAAGACGAACCGGCGCACACCATCCATAACCCTCTGGTCACCGACCCGGAAGCCATTCATGACGGCGTGACCCCGGCGGAGGCTGCGACTGCTGCTGCCTCACCGGCGGCTGTACCGAAACCGGTAGCGCCGGAGCCTGTCGTTGCGGCAACGCCGCAGGCAGCGCAACCGTCAGCAGCGGAGCCGGTTAAGCAGCCTGCGGCGGTGACCGTGGAGGCAACCCCAGAACCTGTTGCGGATAAAACCCCAGCGTCTCACCAACCTAGTGGCGATCGTTAA
- the tatA gene encoding Sec-independent protein translocase subunit TatA, with amino-acid sequence MGGISITQLLIIAVIVVLLFGTKKLRTLGSDLGASIKGFKKAIGDDNTPPTNTAEKSSQDDADFTAKPITDKQPEVKAEESKNKEQV; translated from the coding sequence ATGGGCGGTATTAGTATTACGCAATTGTTGATCATCGCGGTGATCGTGGTGCTGCTGTTCGGTACCAAAAAACTCCGTACGCTGGGCTCCGATCTCGGTGCATCAATCAAGGGTTTTAAAAAGGCGATTGGTGACGACAACACGCCACCGACCAACACGGCTGAGAAAAGCAGCCAGGATGATGCTGACTTCACGGCGAAGCCTATTACCGATAAGCAGCCGGAAGTGAAAGCGGAAGAGTCGAAGAACAAAGAGCAGGTATAA
- the ubiB gene encoding ubiquinone biosynthesis regulatory protein kinase UbiB — protein MTPGELRRLYFIVRVFLSYGLDELIPRMRLTLPLRLGRRLLFWMPNRHADKPLGERLRLALQELGPVWIKFGQMMSTRRDLFPPQIADQLTLLQDRVAPFDGALARKHIELAMGGPLETWFDDFDQQALASASIAQVHTARLKTTGQEIVLKVIRPDIGPIIKADVRLMYRLAAWVPKLMPDGRRLRPREVVREYEKTLLDELNLLREAANAIQLRRNFDGSPMLYVPEVYSDYCRESVLVMERIYGIPVSDIATLEKQGTNMKLLAERGVQVFFTQVFRDSFFHADMHPGNIFVSYEHPENPRYIGIDCGIVGSLNKDDKRYLAENFIAFFNRDYRKVAELHVDSGWVPRDTNVEDFEFAIRTVCEPIFEKPLEEISFGNVLLNLFNTARRFNMEVQPQLVLLQKTLLYVEGLGRQLYPKLDLWTTAKPFLESWMHDQVGIPAVIRALKEKAPFWAEKLPELPELFYDSLQQHKRLQQSVDKLTNQMQAQRVRQGQSRYLFGVGATLLVSGTILLLGKVEIFPAWLMAAGIVSWVIGWKRTT, from the coding sequence ATGACCCCTGGCGAACTGCGCCGCCTGTATTTTATCGTCCGCGTTTTTCTCAGCTATGGCCTGGATGAACTGATCCCCAGGATGCGCCTGACGCTGCCGCTGCGTTTAGGCCGCCGCCTGCTGTTTTGGATGCCCAATCGCCACGCAGACAAGCCTCTGGGCGAGCGTTTGCGTTTGGCCTTGCAAGAGCTGGGGCCGGTATGGATCAAGTTCGGCCAGATGATGTCCACTCGCCGCGACCTGTTCCCGCCACAGATTGCCGATCAACTGACCTTGTTGCAGGATCGGGTTGCGCCATTCGACGGCGCGTTGGCGCGCAAACACATTGAATTGGCGATGGGTGGCCCACTGGAAACCTGGTTTGATGATTTTGACCAGCAGGCGCTGGCATCTGCATCGATAGCGCAGGTGCATACTGCACGCCTGAAAACCACCGGGCAGGAAATTGTCCTGAAGGTCATTCGACCGGATATCGGGCCAATCATCAAGGCCGACGTTCGCCTGATGTATCGTCTGGCGGCCTGGGTGCCGAAACTGATGCCGGATGGCCGTCGTTTGCGGCCGCGTGAAGTGGTGCGCGAGTATGAAAAGACTCTGCTGGACGAGTTGAACCTGTTGCGTGAAGCGGCAAACGCCATCCAGCTGCGCCGCAATTTTGATGGCAGCCCGATGCTGTACGTGCCGGAAGTCTACTCCGACTATTGCCGTGAAAGCGTGCTGGTGATGGAACGCATCTACGGCATACCGGTTTCGGATATCGCTACGCTGGAAAAACAGGGCACCAACATGAAGTTGTTGGCCGAGCGGGGGGTACAGGTATTCTTTACCCAGGTATTCCGCGACAGCTTTTTCCATGCCGACATGCATCCCGGTAATATTTTTGTCAGCTACGAGCACCCTGAAAATCCCCGTTATATCGGCATTGATTGCGGCATCGTCGGCTCGCTGAACAAGGACGACAAACGCTATCTGGCGGAAAACTTTATCGCCTTCTTCAACCGTGATTACCGCAAAGTGGCAGAGCTGCATGTTGATTCAGGCTGGGTACCGCGTGATACCAACGTAGAAGACTTCGAGTTCGCCATCCGCACCGTGTGCGAGCCGATCTTCGAGAAGCCGCTCGAGGAGATTTCGTTCGGCAACGTGTTGTTGAATCTGTTCAATACTGCGCGCCGTTTCAATATGGAAGTACAGCCGCAACTGGTGTTATTGCAGAAGACCTTGCTGTATGTTGAAGGCCTGGGGCGGCAGCTCTATCCGAAGCTGGATTTATGGACTACCGCCAAGCCATTCCTTGAGAGTTGGATGCACGATCAGGTCGGCATACCGGCGGTGATTCGAGCCTTGAAGGAAAAAGCGCCGTTTTGGGCGGAGAAGCTGCCCGAATTGCCTGAATTATTTTACGATAGCCTGCAACAGCATAAACGGCTGCAACAAAGCGTTGATAAGCTAACCAATCAGATGCAGGCCCAGCGCGTTCGTCAGGGGCAATCGCGTTATTTGTTCGGCGTTGGCGCTACACTGTTAGTAAGCGGTACGATTTTGCTGTTAGGGAAGGTCGAGATTTTCCCCGCGTGGCTGATGGCCGCCGGCATCGTATCCTGGGTGATCGGCTGGAAGCGAACCACCTGA
- the ubiJ gene encoding ubiquinone biosynthesis protein UbiJ produces the protein MLLTPLLTGALETSLNSLLFRDRSMKAARLRLAGKILRIELQELASPLVLIFSEQRVDVLGQSEDHADCTVRSRISVLLKLRDRQQLSPLMRSGELIVEGDIQVVQQLVGLLDLAEWDPAEWLAPYIGDIAAQGITQVLGKGANLLISGLQRQQHYVAEALTEEWRVAPGPLEVVWFNEEVDATVRSAEALIARMDKLEGKR, from the coding sequence ATGCTGCTAACCCCCTTGTTGACCGGCGCGCTGGAGACATCGCTCAATAGCCTGCTGTTCCGCGATCGCAGTATGAAGGCCGCCCGTCTGCGGTTGGCCGGGAAAATACTGCGTATTGAGTTGCAGGAGCTTGCTTCGCCGCTGGTATTGATATTCAGCGAACAGCGGGTGGATGTGCTTGGCCAGTCTGAAGATCACGCCGATTGCACGGTACGCAGCCGGATATCGGTGTTGTTGAAGCTGCGCGACCGTCAACAGCTTTCGCCATTGATGCGCAGCGGCGAGTTGATCGTCGAAGGCGATATTCAGGTGGTGCAACAGCTGGTGGGGCTGCTTGATCTGGCGGAGTGGGATCCGGCGGAATGGCTGGCACCCTATATCGGTGATATTGCCGCGCAGGGCATCACGCAGGTGCTCGGTAAAGGCGCGAACCTGTTGATATCGGGGTTGCAGCGTCAGCAGCATTACGTGGCGGAAGCCCTGACGGAAGAGTGGCGCGTGGCGCCGGGGCCGCTGGAAGTGGTGTGGTTCAACGAGGAAGTTGACGCCACCGTCCGCAGCGCCGAAGCGCTGATTGCCCGTATGGACAAGTTGGAGGGTAAACGATGA
- the ubiE gene encoding bifunctional demethylmenaquinone methyltransferase/2-methoxy-6-polyprenyl-1,4-benzoquinol methylase UbiE: MADQSQETTDFGFRTVARDEKQAMVADVFHSVAAKYDVMNDLMSFGIHRIWKRFTIDCSGVRRGQRVLDLAGGTGDLAAKFSRMVGEQGQVVLADINDSMLKMGREKLRDRGIIGNISYVQANAEALPFPDNYFDCITISFGLRNVTDKDKALRSMFRVLKPGGRLLVLEFSKPLLAPLSKAYDAYSFHVLPKIGELVVKDPESYRYLAESIRMHPDQETLKGMMGAAGFDNVTYFNLTGGIVALHRGFKF; encoded by the coding sequence ATGGCAGATCAATCGCAGGAAACCACAGATTTCGGTTTTCGCACCGTAGCTAGAGACGAAAAACAGGCCATGGTGGCAGACGTTTTTCATTCGGTAGCGGCAAAATATGACGTGATGAACGACCTGATGTCGTTTGGCATCCACCGTATCTGGAAGCGGTTTACCATTGACTGCAGCGGCGTGCGCCGTGGGCAGCGCGTTCTGGATCTGGCCGGCGGCACCGGCGATCTGGCCGCCAAGTTCTCCCGCATGGTCGGTGAGCAAGGGCAGGTAGTGCTGGCGGATATTAACGACTCCATGCTGAAGATGGGGCGCGAGAAACTGCGCGATCGCGGCATTATCGGCAACATCAGCTATGTGCAGGCTAATGCCGAAGCGCTGCCGTTCCCGGATAACTATTTTGACTGCATCACCATTTCCTTCGGCCTGCGCAACGTCACCGACAAAGACAAAGCGCTGCGTTCGATGTTCCGCGTGCTGAAGCCAGGCGGCCGCCTGTTGGTGCTGGAGTTCTCCAAACCGCTGCTGGCCCCGCTGAGCAAAGCCTATGATGCCTATTCGTTCCATGTGCTGCCGAAAATCGGCGAGCTGGTGGTGAAGGATCCGGAAAGCTACCGTTATCTGGCCGAGTCAATCCGCATGCACCCCGATCAGGAAACGCTGAAGGGCATGATGGGAGCCGCCGGTTTTGACAACGTGACCTATTTCAATCTGACCGGCGGTATCGTGGCCCTGCATCGTGGCTTCAAGTTCTGA
- the rmuC gene encoding DNA recombination protein RmuC: MDTSLVYGVGGVVVGILLGWLIASLRVQQAHAQHETELRLLEQSLQQARQETAARQEVLQRNEQQMRQTDLELRNLHSQLAAGHEKLQQLNHWRNECELLNQELRAQREVNSAQEAELREVTIRLEETRMAAEEKQRLLINSEQRLTTQFENLANRIFEHSGRKVNEQNQQSLDRLLLPLREQLDGFRRQVQDSFGQEARERHTLTHEIRSLQQLNAQMAREAINLTKALKGDNKTQGNWGEVVLSRVLEASGLREGHEYETQVNVRLDHQSRMQPDVIVRLPQGKDVVIDAKMSLVAYERYFNSEDEEEREAALSEHIASLRGHIRLLGRKDYQQLPGLRSLDYVLMFIPVEPAFLLAIDREPELISEALKHNIMLVSPTTLLVALRTITNLWRYEHQSQNAQRIADRAARLYDKMRLFVDDMSALGQSLDKAQGSYRQAMNKLSEGRGNLIGQTEGFRALGVEVKRPINPLLAQQAGAQHDEEDEAADDDDVNALPQAEDDDSAEEPRSASQA; this comes from the coding sequence GTGGATACCAGTTTGGTTTACGGTGTGGGCGGAGTCGTGGTTGGCATACTGCTGGGGTGGTTGATCGCCAGCCTGCGCGTGCAGCAGGCCCATGCGCAGCATGAAACCGAGCTGCGGCTGCTGGAGCAGTCGTTGCAGCAGGCACGGCAGGAAACGGCGGCCCGGCAGGAAGTTCTACAGAGAAATGAACAGCAAATGCGGCAAACCGATTTGGAACTGCGTAATTTGCACAGCCAATTGGCGGCCGGGCATGAAAAATTGCAGCAGCTCAATCACTGGCGCAACGAATGTGAACTGCTCAATCAGGAGCTGCGCGCCCAGCGCGAGGTCAACAGCGCTCAGGAAGCCGAACTGCGTGAAGTGACCATCCGTCTGGAAGAGACCCGTATGGCGGCGGAAGAGAAGCAGCGTTTGCTGATCAACAGCGAACAACGGCTCACCACCCAGTTTGAAAACCTGGCCAACCGCATCTTCGAACACAGCGGGCGCAAGGTGAACGAACAGAATCAGCAAAGCCTGGATCGGCTGCTGCTGCCGCTGCGCGAGCAACTGGACGGTTTTCGCCGTCAGGTGCAGGACAGCTTTGGCCAGGAGGCCCGCGAGCGCCATACCCTGACTCATGAAATACGTAGCCTGCAGCAACTCAACGCACAGATGGCGCGCGAGGCGATTAACCTTACCAAAGCGCTGAAAGGTGATAATAAAACCCAGGGCAACTGGGGAGAGGTGGTGCTCAGCCGGGTGCTGGAAGCCTCGGGTTTGCGCGAGGGGCACGAGTATGAAACTCAGGTTAATGTGCGGCTGGATCATCAGAGCCGTATGCAGCCTGACGTTATTGTGCGTCTGCCGCAGGGCAAGGATGTCGTGATCGATGCGAAAATGTCGCTGGTCGCCTACGAGCGCTATTTCAACAGTGAAGATGAAGAGGAACGCGAGGCGGCGCTGAGCGAGCATATCGCCTCGCTGCGCGGCCACATTCGCTTGCTGGGGCGCAAAGATTATCAACAGTTGCCCGGCCTGCGTTCACTGGACTATGTATTGATGTTTATTCCGGTGGAGCCGGCTTTCCTGCTGGCCATCGACCGGGAGCCGGAATTGATAAGCGAAGCGCTTAAACACAATATTATGCTGGTCAGCCCGACTACGTTGTTGGTTGCGTTGCGCACCATCACCAACCTGTGGCGTTATGAGCACCAGAGCCAGAATGCACAGCGTATTGCCGACCGGGCGGCGCGGCTGTACGACAAGATGCGGTTGTTTGTCGACGACATGTCGGCGTTGGGGCAGAGCCTGGACAAGGCCCAGGGGAGTTATCGCCAGGCGATGAACAAACTGAGCGAAGGCCGTGGTAATCTTATCGGCCAAACCGAAGGGTTCCGCGCGCTGGGGGTTGAGGTGAAACGACCGATCAATCCGTTGCTGGCACAGCAAGCCGGCGCGCAGCATGATGAAGAAGATGAGGCAGCGGATGACGATGACGTCAACGCGTTGCCGCAGGCGGAAGACGACGATTCCGCCGAAGAACCACGCTCCGCTTCGCAGGCATGA
- a CDS encoding DedA family protein — translation MSLNDIINWVGDVVRQHEGWAIPIIFFLAFGESLAFLSLLLPATVILLALGALIGESGIAFWPIWAAAAIGAFFGDWLSYWIGYHYQDRVAHMWPLSRNPQLLNRGHAFFERWGVLGIFIGRFFGPLRAVVPLVGGICGMPQRYFQLANITSAMIWAFGILAPGAFGIKWLSQWFG, via the coding sequence TTGAGCCTCAACGACATTATCAACTGGGTCGGCGACGTCGTGCGACAGCACGAAGGCTGGGCCATTCCCATCATCTTCTTCCTGGCGTTTGGCGAGTCGCTGGCGTTTTTATCGCTGCTGCTGCCGGCCACGGTGATCCTGCTGGCGTTGGGCGCGTTGATTGGCGAGAGCGGCATCGCTTTTTGGCCAATCTGGGCCGCCGCCGCCATAGGGGCATTTTTCGGCGACTGGCTTTCTTATTGGATCGGTTACCACTATCAAGACCGCGTGGCGCACATGTGGCCGCTATCGCGTAATCCGCAGTTGCTGAACCGCGGCCATGCGTTTTTTGAACGCTGGGGCGTGTTGGGTATTTTTATCGGCCGCTTCTTCGGCCCGCTACGCGCGGTGGTGCCGTTGGTCGGCGGTATCTGCGGCATGCCCCAACGCTACTTCCAGCTGGCGAATATCACTTCAGCGATGATCTGGGCGTTCGGCATTCTTGCGCCGGGGGCGTTTGGCATCAAGTGGTTAAGCCAGTGGTTTGGTTAG